The following proteins are encoded in a genomic region of Pseudomonas saponiphila:
- the guaB gene encoding IMP dehydrogenase — MLRISQEALTFDDILLVPGYSEVLPNEVSLKTRLTRGIELNIPLVSAAMDTVTEARLAIAMAQEGGIGIIHKNMTIEQQAAEVRKVKRFEAGVVKDPITIEADATVRDLLDLTNMHNISGVPVLHNGDLVGIVTSRDVRFESRLEVSVREVMTPKERLVTVKEGADKTAVRELLHKHRIERVLIVDDAFTLKGMMTVNDIEKAKAYPLASKDDQGRLRVGAAVGTGKDTGDRVAALVNAGVDVVVVDTAHGHSKGVIDRVRWVKENFPEVQVIGGNIATGAAAKALVEAGADAVKVGIGPGSICTTRIVAGVGVPQISAIANVAAALVGTGVPLIADGGIRFSGDLSKAIVAGASCVMMGSMFAGTEEAPGEIELFQGRSYKAYRGMGSLGAMSQAQGSSDRYFQDSSAGAEKLVPEGIEGRVPYKGTLTAIIHQLMGGLRSSMGYTGSANIEEMRTKPEFVRITGAGMAESHVHDVQITKEAPNYRVG, encoded by the coding sequence ATGCTGCGTATCAGCCAAGAAGCCCTCACCTTCGACGACATTCTCCTAGTGCCCGGTTATTCCGAAGTACTGCCGAATGAAGTCAGTCTAAAGACCCGTTTGACCCGTGGCATCGAGCTGAATATTCCACTGGTTTCCGCCGCCATGGACACCGTCACTGAAGCCCGTCTGGCAATCGCCATGGCTCAGGAAGGTGGCATCGGCATCATCCACAAGAACATGACCATCGAGCAGCAAGCTGCTGAAGTGCGCAAGGTCAAGCGTTTCGAAGCCGGTGTGGTCAAAGACCCCATCACCATCGAAGCCGACGCCACCGTGCGTGACCTGCTCGATCTGACCAACATGCACAACATCTCCGGTGTGCCAGTGCTGCACAACGGCGATCTGGTGGGCATCGTGACTTCCCGCGACGTGCGTTTCGAAAGCCGCCTGGAAGTCAGCGTTCGTGAAGTGATGACGCCTAAAGAGCGTCTGGTCACCGTCAAGGAAGGCGCCGACAAGACCGCCGTCCGTGAACTGCTGCACAAGCACCGCATCGAGCGCGTACTGATCGTCGACGACGCCTTCACCCTCAAGGGCATGATGACCGTCAACGACATCGAGAAAGCCAAGGCTTACCCACTGGCCAGCAAGGACGATCAAGGTCGTCTGCGTGTAGGCGCGGCGGTCGGTACGGGTAAAGACACCGGCGATCGCGTTGCTGCGCTGGTCAACGCGGGTGTCGACGTGGTGGTGGTGGACACCGCCCACGGTCACTCCAAAGGTGTGATCGACCGCGTTCGCTGGGTCAAGGAGAACTTCCCTGAAGTGCAGGTGATCGGCGGCAACATCGCCACCGGCGCTGCCGCCAAGGCTCTGGTCGAAGCCGGTGCCGACGCCGTCAAGGTCGGTATCGGCCCTGGCTCGATCTGCACCACCCGTATCGTTGCCGGTGTGGGCGTGCCGCAAATCAGCGCCATTGCCAATGTTGCAGCGGCACTGGTCGGTACTGGCGTTCCGCTGATCGCCGACGGCGGCATCCGCTTCTCCGGTGACCTGTCCAAGGCCATCGTGGCCGGTGCGTCTTGCGTGATGATGGGTTCGATGTTCGCCGGTACCGAAGAGGCTCCGGGCGAGATCGAACTGTTCCAGGGCCGTTCCTACAAGGCCTACCGTGGCATGGGTTCCCTGGGCGCCATGTCCCAGGCCCAGGGCTCTTCCGACCGCTACTTCCAGGACTCCTCCGCAGGTGCCGAGAAGCTGGTGCCGGAAGGCATCGAAGGTCGCGTGCCGTACAAGGGCACCCTGACCGCGATCATCCATCAACTGATGGGTGGCCTGCGTTCTTCCATGGGCTACACCGGTAGCGCCAACATCGAAGAAATGCGCACCAAGCCGGAGTTTGTCCGCATCACCGGCGCCGGCATGGCTGAATCCCACGTCCATGACGTGCAGATCACCAAGGAAGCGCCAAACTATCGCGTAGGTTGA
- a CDS encoding alpha/beta hydrolase, producing the protein MSKGSPCRRTLARLHKACWVVVSVLLMACQSPREALQRLAQEHDRQWEVLPGHAFPLFILVPRSAEKTTRLRIYLEGDGHSWATTTQPSLDPSPHNLLVPRLAVDDPTPNVYLARPCQFVMVTACQTTLWTHRRFSQEVLDRLNQALDQLKQRYGNSEFELVGYSGGATLALLLAVQRNDVTQVQTIAGNLSPRMWAAMKGLSPLDGSLEPLDYRNRLALLPQRHFIGDADLIIPGNLADKYQEALDSPLSQSVHIPEVSHDRGWEATWSRWSKTPMAHENP; encoded by the coding sequence ATGAGTAAAGGCTCTCCCTGCCGTCGGACATTGGCCCGCCTTCATAAAGCCTGCTGGGTGGTTGTCAGCGTACTTCTCATGGCCTGCCAATCGCCACGCGAGGCGCTGCAACGACTGGCTCAAGAACACGATCGACAATGGGAGGTCCTGCCGGGACACGCCTTCCCACTCTTCATCCTTGTGCCGCGTAGTGCAGAAAAAACAACTCGCCTGCGTATCTATCTGGAAGGCGATGGGCATTCCTGGGCGACGACCACTCAACCCAGCCTGGATCCGAGCCCGCACAATCTGTTAGTGCCACGGCTGGCGGTCGACGATCCGACGCCGAACGTGTACCTCGCACGCCCCTGTCAGTTCGTCATGGTCACAGCGTGTCAAACAACACTCTGGACCCATCGACGATTTTCTCAGGAAGTACTCGACCGTCTCAATCAGGCGCTGGACCAATTAAAACAGCGATATGGCAACAGTGAGTTCGAGCTAGTGGGGTATTCTGGGGGCGCTACTCTCGCATTATTGTTAGCGGTGCAGCGCAACGATGTTACCCAAGTGCAAACCATAGCCGGCAATCTCAGTCCACGTATGTGGGCCGCGATGAAAGGGCTGTCGCCACTCGACGGATCATTGGAGCCGCTGGACTACCGCAATCGACTCGCCTTATTACCCCAGCGTCATTTCATCGGAGACGCTGACTTGATCATTCCGGGTAATTTAGCTGATAAGTACCAAGAGGCGCTTGATTCGCCCCTCTCCCAGAGCGTTCATATACCAGAAGTAAGCCACGACAGAGGATGGGAAGCGACATGGAGTCGATGGAGCAAAACTCCGATGGCACATGAGAATCCTTAG
- a CDS encoding glutathione S-transferase family protein: MTDAITIQNPRNRGGSTGHVLAKRSVTFTEIRTNHRVPVLEHDGFVLWESYAIMQYLADMVADQTIYPISPRSRADINRWLFWCGQYFMPGVAILNWENSIKKMIGIGPADPLEVARGESLFLDAAKILDEHLGDREWICDTGLSLADLAIAAPLADQHSAKLPMEGRPNLQRWLKQVQALDSWKKTQADVQ, translated from the coding sequence GTGACCGATGCGATTACAATCCAGAACCCGCGCAACCGGGGTGGAAGCACCGGTCACGTATTAGCGAAACGCTCGGTCACGTTCACCGAAATCCGCACGAATCATCGGGTTCCGGTGCTAGAGCATGACGGGTTCGTACTCTGGGAGTCATATGCAATCATGCAGTACTTGGCGGATATGGTTGCTGATCAAACAATTTATCCCATCAGCCCACGGAGTCGCGCGGATATCAATCGCTGGCTGTTCTGGTGTGGGCAATATTTCATGCCGGGTGTGGCGATACTGAATTGGGAAAACTCGATCAAAAAAATGATCGGGATCGGCCCGGCGGATCCGCTTGAGGTGGCTCGTGGCGAGAGCCTTTTCCTCGATGCAGCGAAGATCCTTGATGAACACCTTGGAGATCGCGAGTGGATTTGCGACACCGGTTTGTCACTGGCCGATCTCGCGATTGCCGCCCCCTTAGCTGACCAACACAGCGCCAAACTACCAATGGAAGGTCGGCCCAACCTCCAGCGATGGCTAAAGCAGGTTCAGGCGCTCGACTCCTGGAAAAAGACGCAGGCAGATGTTCAGTAA
- a CDS encoding helix-turn-helix transcriptional regulator — MSRTERLFDLLQTLRGHRFPVTGSHLAKELGVSLRTLYRDIATLQGQGANIEGEPGLGYVLRPGFMLPPLMFTEEEIEALVLGSRWVSERADLQLSSAAKGALSKIASVLPQDLRTSLDTNSLMVGKSNHAEIEAIDLSNIRKAIRIEHKIQIQYLDLKGSRSERTIWPVALGYFDHVRMLAGWCELRQEFRHFRTDRISALTISPGRYPRRRQVLLKEWREADIFQRHRSPPQHLS, encoded by the coding sequence ATGTCTCGCACCGAAAGATTGTTCGATCTGCTTCAGACCCTACGCGGGCATCGCTTTCCAGTGACTGGCAGTCATTTGGCAAAGGAGCTGGGGGTAAGCCTTCGTACGCTGTACAGAGATATTGCAACCCTTCAAGGACAAGGGGCCAACATCGAAGGAGAGCCAGGGCTTGGCTACGTTTTACGCCCTGGCTTTATGCTTCCGCCATTGATGTTTACCGAGGAAGAAATTGAAGCCCTTGTCTTGGGCTCGCGCTGGGTATCGGAGCGTGCTGACCTGCAACTGAGTAGTGCGGCAAAGGGAGCGCTGTCGAAAATAGCGTCTGTTTTGCCCCAAGACTTGCGAACGTCACTGGATACCAATTCATTGATGGTCGGAAAAAGTAACCACGCCGAAATAGAGGCAATCGACCTGTCTAATATTCGAAAGGCCATTCGAATTGAGCATAAGATACAGATCCAGTATCTCGACCTGAAGGGTAGTCGTTCCGAGAGAACCATTTGGCCAGTTGCACTAGGTTACTTTGACCATGTTCGAATGCTCGCTGGATGGTGTGAACTCAGACAAGAGTTCCGTCACTTTAGAACGGACCGCATTTCGGCTTTGACAATCAGCCCCGGGCGCTATCCGCGTCGCCGGCAGGTTTTGCTTAAAGAATGGCGCGAGGCGGACATTTTTCAGCGACATCGAAGCCCACCCCAGCACTTGTCTTAG
- the istB gene encoding IS21-like element IS1474 family helper ATPase IstB, with protein sequence MMPQHTLNQLHQLRLDGMARALEEQWTLPASHSLSFDERLGLLLDRELAWRDNQRLVRLRKKAKLKYANACLEDLDRRTGRALDERLIATLASGDWIRQQHNLLLTGPTGAGKTWLACALGNQACRQGYSTLYLRTPRLLEQLRIAHGDGSFGRTLQQLAKVDVLVLDDWALAPLEEGARHDLLEVIDDRAGSRSTILTSQLPIEHWHGWINDPTLADAILDRLVHNAYRLTMKGESLRRKKAEEQAAS encoded by the coding sequence ATGATGCCGCAACACACCCTGAATCAACTGCACCAGCTACGCCTGGACGGCATGGCCCGCGCCCTGGAAGAGCAATGGACGCTGCCGGCCAGCCACAGCCTGAGCTTCGATGAACGCCTCGGCCTACTGCTCGACCGCGAACTGGCCTGGCGTGACAACCAGCGCCTGGTACGGCTGCGCAAGAAGGCCAAGCTCAAGTACGCCAACGCCTGCCTGGAAGATCTCGACCGCCGCACCGGACGCGCCCTGGACGAGCGTCTGATCGCCACCCTGGCCAGTGGCGACTGGATCCGCCAGCAGCACAACCTGCTGCTGACCGGCCCGACCGGTGCCGGCAAAACCTGGCTGGCCTGCGCCCTGGGCAACCAGGCCTGCCGCCAGGGCTATAGCACCCTGTACCTGCGCACCCCGCGCCTGCTGGAACAACTGCGCATCGCTCATGGCGACGGCAGCTTCGGCCGTACCCTGCAACAGCTGGCAAAGGTCGACGTCCTGGTGCTGGACGACTGGGCGCTAGCCCCGCTGGAGGAAGGAGCCCGGCATGACCTGCTGGAGGTGATCGACGACCGCGCTGGCAGCCGCTCCACCATCCTGACGAGCCAACTGCCCATCGAGCACTGGCACGGCTGGATCAACGACCCGACCCTGGCCGATGCCATCCTCGACCGCCTGGTGCACAACGCCTACCGACTGACGATGAAAGGCGAGTCGCTGCGCCGAAAAAAAGCCGAGGAACAAGCCGCATCGTGA
- the istA gene encoding IS21 family transposase, translated as MAAPRVAMRNIKECLRLKFEAGLSHEKIARALQLSKGVVSKYIAAARVAGLDWPALVAMDEAALAAALFAPTSTNKPRGERVLPDVLSIHRELRRKGVTLQLLWEEYLAAHAGQPTYRYTQFVEHYRRYAQTLKRSMRQLHRAGEKLFIDYAGPTLPVVDPATGEVRRAHIFVAALGASNYTYACATPGETQVDWLTSLGQALTYFGGVPEMVVPDNPRALVAQPDRYEPGLNRATLECARHYQTVILPARPRKPQDKAKAEVAVQVVERWIMARLRHRQFFSLHALNQAIAELLEDLNRRPFKRLDGCRRDWFERLDRPALRALPVHPYEVATFKRCKVSIDYHIEVNGSFYSVPSALARQNVDVRLTAHTLEVLHGNRRVASHLLLGRRGAYSTQREHMPAAHQAHREWTPQRLLDWGARIGPYTRQLIDHQLTHKPHPEMGYRACLGLLSLARRYGNARLEAAAERAVHLRAFTGRSVRNLLQQGLDQQPLPQRAAETTLPGDHENVRGADYYQPPQQELFDDAATHPESTAPATPGRHGPRPGRAMDAAGQPQPELR; from the coding sequence ATGGCGGCGCCGCGAGTAGCCATGCGAAACATCAAAGAATGTCTGCGCCTCAAGTTTGAGGCCGGCTTGTCCCACGAGAAGATTGCCCGTGCCTTGCAGCTGTCCAAGGGCGTGGTTAGCAAGTACATCGCGGCGGCGCGGGTGGCCGGGCTGGACTGGCCGGCGCTGGTGGCCATGGACGAGGCCGCGCTGGCGGCCGCCTTGTTTGCACCGACGTCGACGAACAAGCCGCGCGGTGAGCGAGTGCTGCCCGATGTGCTGAGCATCCACCGCGAGTTGCGACGCAAGGGCGTGACCTTGCAGCTGCTGTGGGAGGAATATCTCGCCGCGCATGCGGGCCAGCCGACCTACCGCTACACCCAGTTCGTCGAGCACTACCGGCGCTACGCCCAGACGCTCAAACGTTCGATGCGTCAGCTGCACCGTGCGGGCGAGAAGCTATTCATCGACTATGCCGGGCCGACGCTGCCGGTGGTCGACCCGGCCACCGGCGAAGTGCGCCGGGCGCACATCTTCGTCGCCGCCCTGGGCGCCTCGAATTACACCTATGCCTGCGCGACGCCAGGCGAAACCCAGGTGGACTGGCTGACCTCGCTGGGCCAGGCTCTGACCTACTTTGGCGGCGTGCCGGAAATGGTTGTGCCGGACAATCCGCGCGCCCTGGTCGCCCAGCCGGATCGCTACGAGCCGGGCCTGAACCGGGCCACGCTGGAGTGCGCGCGTCATTACCAGACGGTGATCCTGCCGGCACGGCCACGCAAGCCTCAGGACAAGGCCAAGGCCGAGGTGGCGGTGCAGGTGGTCGAGCGCTGGATCATGGCGCGGCTGCGCCATCGGCAGTTCTTCAGCCTGCATGCGCTTAACCAGGCCATCGCCGAGCTGCTGGAGGATCTGAATCGGCGCCCGTTCAAGCGGCTCGATGGCTGCCGGCGCGACTGGTTCGAGCGCCTGGATCGCCCGGCCTTGCGAGCGCTGCCGGTGCATCCCTACGAGGTCGCCACCTTCAAGCGCTGCAAGGTCAGCATCGACTACCACATCGAGGTCAATGGCAGCTTCTACAGCGTGCCCTCCGCCCTGGCCCGGCAGAACGTGGACGTGCGACTGACGGCACACACCCTGGAAGTGCTGCATGGCAACCGGCGGGTGGCCAGCCACCTGCTGCTGGGGCGACGCGGCGCTTACAGTACCCAGCGCGAGCACATGCCCGCGGCGCACCAGGCGCATCGCGAATGGACGCCACAACGCCTGCTCGACTGGGGCGCGCGGATCGGCCCCTACACGCGCCAACTGATCGATCACCAACTGACCCACAAGCCGCACCCGGAGATGGGCTACCGCGCCTGCCTCGGCCTGCTCTCGCTGGCCCGGCGCTATGGCAATGCACGCCTGGAAGCCGCTGCCGAACGTGCCGTACACCTGCGCGCCTTCACCGGGCGCAGCGTGCGCAACCTGCTCCAGCAAGGCCTGGATCAACAGCCGCTGCCCCAGCGTGCCGCCGAAACGACCTTACCCGGCGACCACGAGAACGTCCGTGGCGCCGACTACTACCAACCCCCGCAACAGGAGCTGTTCGATGATGCCGCAACACACCCTGAATCAACTGCACCAGCTACGCCTGGACGGCATGGCCCGCGCCCTGGAAGAGCAATGGACGCTGCCGGCCAGCCACAGCCTGAGCTTCGATGA
- the guaA gene encoding glutamine-hydrolyzing GMP synthase: MALDIHAHRILILDFGSQYTQLIARRVREIGVYCELHPFDMDDAAIREFAPKGVILAGGPESVHEANSPRCPQAVFDLGVPVFGICYGMQTMAEQMGGKVEGSDLREFGYARVDVVGKSRLLDGIEDHVDADGLFGLDVWMSHGDKVTKMPKDFHILASTPSCPIAGMFNDDLRYYGVQFHPEVTHTKQGGRILSRFILDICGCEALWTPSKIAEDAIAQIRAQVGTDNVLLGLSGGVDSSVVAALLHKAIGDQLTCVFVDNGLLRLHEGEQVMAMFAENMGVKVIRANAEEQFLSNLAGESDPEKKRKIIGRTFIDVFDAESCKLENIKYLAQGTIYPDVIESAGAKSGKAHVIKSHHNVGGLPEEMNLKLVEPLRELFKDEVRRLGLELGLPYDMVYRHPFPGPGLGVRILGEVKKEYADLLRRADHIFIEELRKADWYHKVSQAFVVFQPVKSVGVVGDGRRYAWVVALRAVETIDFMTARWAHLPYELLETVSGRIINEIEGISRVTYDVSSKPPATIEWE, from the coding sequence ATGGCCCTCGACATTCACGCCCACCGTATCCTGATCCTCGACTTCGGTTCCCAGTACACCCAACTGATCGCCCGCCGCGTGCGCGAGATTGGGGTTTACTGCGAACTGCATCCGTTCGACATGGACGACGCAGCGATCCGCGAATTCGCGCCCAAGGGCGTCATCCTCGCCGGCGGTCCCGAGTCCGTGCACGAAGCCAACAGCCCTCGCTGCCCGCAAGCGGTGTTCGACCTGGGCGTTCCGGTCTTCGGCATCTGCTATGGCATGCAGACCATGGCCGAGCAAATGGGCGGCAAGGTCGAAGGTTCCGACCTGCGCGAATTCGGTTACGCCCGGGTTGACGTGGTGGGCAAGAGCCGCCTGCTGGACGGCATCGAAGACCACGTCGACGCCGATGGCCTGTTCGGTCTTGATGTGTGGATGAGCCACGGTGACAAGGTCACCAAGATGCCCAAGGACTTCCACATCCTGGCCAGCACCCCGAGCTGCCCGATTGCCGGCATGTTCAATGACGACCTGCGTTACTACGGCGTGCAGTTCCACCCGGAAGTGACCCACACCAAGCAGGGCGGTCGCATCCTGTCGCGCTTCATCCTCGACATCTGCGGTTGCGAAGCGCTGTGGACCCCGTCGAAGATCGCCGAAGACGCCATTGCCCAGATCCGCGCCCAGGTCGGCACCGACAACGTTCTGTTGGGCCTGTCCGGTGGTGTCGACTCCTCGGTGGTGGCGGCCCTGCTGCACAAGGCCATCGGCGACCAGCTGACCTGCGTCTTCGTCGACAACGGCCTGCTGCGTCTGCACGAAGGCGAGCAAGTGATGGCCATGTTCGCCGAGAACATGGGCGTCAAGGTGATCCGTGCCAATGCCGAGGAGCAGTTCCTCAGCAACCTGGCCGGTGAGTCCGACCCGGAGAAGAAGCGCAAGATCATCGGCCGCACCTTCATCGACGTGTTCGATGCCGAGTCCTGCAAGCTGGAAAACATCAAGTACCTGGCCCAGGGCACCATCTACCCGGACGTGATCGAGTCGGCTGGCGCGAAAAGCGGCAAGGCCCACGTGATCAAGTCGCACCACAACGTGGGTGGCCTGCCGGAAGAAATGAACCTCAAGCTGGTCGAGCCGCTGCGCGAGCTGTTCAAGGACGAAGTCCGCCGTCTGGGCCTGGAGCTGGGCCTGCCGTACGACATGGTCTACCGTCACCCGTTCCCGGGCCCGGGCCTGGGCGTGCGCATCCTCGGTGAGGTTAAGAAGGAATACGCCGACCTGCTGCGTCGCGCCGACCACATCTTCATCGAAGAACTGCGCAAGGCCGACTGGTACCACAAGGTCAGCCAGGCATTCGTGGTGTTCCAGCCGGTGAAATCGGTGGGCGTGGTGGGCGATGGTCGTCGTTACGCCTGGGTCGTGGCCCTGCGCGCCGTGGAAACCATCGACTTCATGACCGCGCGTTGGGCGCACCTGCCTTACGAGCTGCTGGAAACCGTCAGCGGCCGGATCATCAACGAAATCGAAGGCATCTCCCGCGTCACCTACGACGTGTCGAGCAAACCGCCGGCAACGATTGAGTGGGAATGA
- a CDS encoding glutathione S-transferase N-terminal domain-containing protein, translated as MRLYYHPISTCSRRVLMTAHCLGIQLDLVLVDLVKGQQNTPEFLKLNPNCGFRSTVTGRFG; from the coding sequence ATGCGTCTTTATTACCATCCCATTTCGACCTGCTCGCGCCGAGTTCTGATGACGGCCCACTGCCTCGGGATCCAACTCGATCTCGTACTCGTCGATCTAGTCAAGGGTCAGCAAAACACTCCTGAATTTTTGAAGCTAAATCCGAATTGCGGATTTCGGAGCACCGTGACCGGCCGTTTCGGTTGA
- a CDS encoding autotransporter outer membrane beta-barrel domain-containing protein, with protein sequence MNISHLRRSLLALSVATATATVHAAPDLNYDLSAGPYVSSGDVFNNATFSGTSQNAGVKLTNVTLAGSLVNQGTINLTAANPSDIPSAIAMIRSSTVAGGLVNHGDITVSGTGAMGLDLYLANITGEVSNNGNITVTGEDANGMMITSALARINNSGTITANGTDSAGIEIENARFTGQGTGTPIKTNVNNSGTISAEGVGIHFVSLDTSSGVNLFTITQTGGLIQGGTAAILANDNASPSYFYWQGGQVKGDLLGLSSVLVRGNAMFDGSTIRTSFVDIDGGRLTLLRPQTTIVGDLDMDSETARLRLLLDNNTLPNTPILKVTGNTFFFPGSQIELQARSDDFRTSAQGTRYTLINSGTWEDPQNLSVVSSSALLEVKNFGIEGQDVKALVATRNDEVITQDLLGARGSRNAVNAIKPFKNTIMGQMDESDPVFQRFANAATREELAKLAETLIPDVHRGVINAATNSQNLVTSAINRRASKARSGLSSGDVLAEKGVWIQALSSDAEQDSRHGIDGYDANTNGIAVGADGKLNADTTVGLAYSYLTSDVKSDLGNKTDVSGHALTLYGNWARDNFFVDTSLMYGWNENESKRYIAGTRAKADYDSEIFGVNALAGYTFQLDKQWLLEPQIGARYANVSMDSYREKGSSVALNVGSQRYEIGEMGLGARLAAAFDVGVGSLEPEAKLMAWHDFIGDKVGTTSTFVLGGTPFTTRGATPARDSYELGVGANYRVGAWSVGGTYNYLTSNGFDADTFSANVRYDF encoded by the coding sequence TTGAACATTTCACACCTGCGCCGCTCGTTGTTGGCGCTGTCCGTCGCGACTGCCACTGCCACAGTCCATGCCGCACCTGACCTGAACTACGACCTAAGCGCCGGCCCATACGTCAGCTCCGGCGATGTTTTCAACAACGCCACCTTTAGCGGAACATCTCAGAACGCGGGTGTGAAGCTAACCAACGTGACGCTGGCGGGTAGCTTGGTCAATCAGGGCACAATCAACCTGACGGCCGCGAACCCCAGTGACATACCGTCCGCCATCGCCATGATCCGTAGCTCCACCGTTGCTGGCGGTCTGGTCAATCATGGTGATATTACGGTGAGCGGCACCGGTGCCATGGGGCTGGATCTGTATCTGGCGAATATCACTGGTGAAGTCAGCAACAACGGCAACATCACGGTAACTGGCGAGGATGCCAATGGCATGATGATCACCTCGGCCCTGGCGCGCATCAATAACTCGGGCACTATCACCGCTAACGGCACCGACTCTGCAGGTATTGAGATTGAAAACGCCCGCTTTACCGGTCAAGGCACGGGCACTCCCATCAAGACTAATGTCAACAATAGCGGGACTATCTCAGCCGAAGGGGTAGGCATCCACTTTGTAAGCCTCGACACATCCAGCGGCGTTAACCTCTTCACCATCACGCAGACAGGTGGCCTGATCCAAGGCGGTACCGCAGCAATTCTAGCGAACGACAATGCATCGCCTTCGTATTTTTACTGGCAAGGGGGGCAAGTAAAGGGTGACCTGCTGGGCCTGAGTAGCGTGCTGGTGCGAGGAAACGCGATGTTCGATGGCTCGACCATCCGCACCAGTTTCGTCGACATCGACGGTGGCCGCCTAACTCTGCTCCGCCCGCAGACCACGATTGTGGGCGACCTCGACATGGATAGCGAAACTGCTCGCTTGCGCCTGCTACTGGATAACAACACGCTGCCCAACACGCCGATCTTGAAAGTCACCGGCAATACCTTCTTCTTTCCAGGCAGCCAGATCGAACTGCAGGCTCGCTCCGACGACTTCCGCACATCGGCCCAGGGCACCCGCTACACCCTCATCAACTCTGGCACTTGGGAAGATCCGCAGAACCTGTCCGTGGTTTCCTCCTCGGCACTGCTTGAGGTGAAGAACTTCGGTATTGAAGGCCAGGACGTGAAAGCACTGGTTGCCACCCGCAATGATGAGGTGATCACGCAAGATCTGCTAGGTGCCCGTGGTTCGCGCAATGCGGTGAACGCTATCAAGCCGTTCAAGAACACGATCATGGGCCAAATGGACGAAAGCGACCCGGTATTCCAGCGTTTCGCCAACGCCGCCACCCGTGAAGAGCTGGCCAAACTTGCCGAAACCCTAATCCCAGATGTCCACCGTGGGGTAATCAACGCTGCCACCAACAGCCAAAATTTGGTCACGAGCGCCATCAATCGCCGCGCAAGCAAAGCTCGCAGCGGACTGTCCTCCGGTGACGTCCTTGCAGAAAAAGGCGTATGGATACAAGCGCTGTCCAGCGATGCCGAGCAGGACAGTCGTCACGGCATCGACGGCTACGACGCCAACACCAACGGCATAGCCGTGGGTGCCGACGGCAAGCTCAACGCCGATACCACCGTGGGCCTGGCTTACAGCTACCTGACCAGCGACGTCAAATCCGACCTGGGCAACAAAACCGACGTCAGCGGCCATGCGCTGACCCTGTACGGCAACTGGGCCCGTGACAACTTCTTTGTCGACACCTCGCTGATGTATGGCTGGAATGAAAACGAATCCAAACGCTATATCGCCGGTACACGGGCCAAGGCCGACTACGACAGCGAGATCTTCGGCGTCAACGCACTGGCAGGCTACACGTTCCAGCTCGACAAGCAGTGGCTGCTGGAACCACAGATTGGTGCGCGCTATGCCAATGTATCGATGGATTCGTATCGTGAAAAAGGTAGCTCAGTCGCCCTCAACGTAGGCAGCCAGCGCTATGAAATCGGCGAAATGGGCCTGGGCGCTCGCCTGGCGGCCGCGTTTGACGTAGGCGTGGGCAGCCTGGAACCGGAAGCCAAGCTGATGGCATGGCATGACTTCATCGGCGACAAGGTCGGTACCACCTCCACCTTCGTGCTCGGTGGCACCCCATTCACCACTCGAGGCGCCACACCGGCGCGCGACAGCTACGAGCTAGGCGTGGGCGCGAACTACCGAGTGGGCGCGTGGAGCGTGGGAGGCACATACAACTACTTGACCAGCAATGGTTTCGACGCCGACACCTTCAGTGCGAACGTGCGTTACGACTTCTGA